From the Ralstonia wenshanensis genome, the window CTACAGCCCAGAGGCGGGCGCAGCGCATCGCGAGGGCGACCTCCACATCCACGATCTCGACATGCTGTCGGGCTACTGCGCAGGGTGGTCGTTACGGCAGTTGCTGACGGAGGGATTCAACGGCGTGCCGGGCAAGGTGGAAGCGACGCCGCCGCGGCATATGTCCGCAGCCATCGGGCAGATCGTCAACTTTCTCGGCACGCTGCAGAACGAATGGGCCGGCGCGCAGGCGTTCAGTTCGTTCGATACGTACATGGCGCCGTTCATCCGCCGCGACGCGATGTCGTATGCGGCGGTCAAGCAGTCCATGCAGGAGCTGATCTACAACCTGAACGTGCCCAGCCGCTGGGGCACGCAGACGCCGTTCACCAACCTCACGTTCGACTGGACGTGCCCGGCGGACCTGCGCGAGCAGGTTCCGTACATCGGCGGCGAAGAGATGCCCTTCACCTACGGCGACCTCCAGCCCGAGATGGACATGATCAACCGCGCGTACATCGAGGTCATGATGGCCGGCGATGCAAAGGACCGCGCGTTCACGTTCCCGATTCCCACCTACAACATCACGCCAGACTTCGACTGGGAGCACCCCAACACCACGCTGCTGTTCGAGATGACGGCACGCTACGGGCTGCCCTACTTCCAGAACTTCCTGAATTCCGATCTGGAGCCGCACATGGTGCGCTCGATGTGCTGCCGCTTGCAGCTTGACCTGCGCGAACTGCTCAAGCGCGGCAACGGATTGTTTGGGTCGGCCGAGCAGACCGGCTCCATCGGGGTGGTGACGGTGAACTGCGCGCGATTGGGACACCTCTACGCGGGCGATGAGGCGGCGCTGCTGGCGCGGCTCGATACGCTGCTCGCACTCGGCCGCGACGTGCTGGAAGTCAAACGCAAGTTCGTCCAGCGGTTGATCGACCAGGGGCTGTATCCGTACACGCGGCGCTACCTTGGCACGCTGCGCAACCACTTCAGCACGCTCGGCGTGAACGGCATCAACGAGATGGTGCGCAACTTCACGCACGATGCCGACGACATCACCACGCCATTCGGCCACGCCATGGCGGTGCGCCTGCTCGACCACGTCCGCCAGCGCATGACGGAATTCCAGGAGGCCACGGGGCATCTGTACAACCTCGAGGCCACGCCCGCAGAGGGCACGACTTACCGCTTCGCCCGTGAAGACCGCAAGCGCTGGCCAAACATACTGCAGGCCGGCACGACCGCCCAGCCGTACTACACCAACTCCAGCCAGTTGCCCGTCGGCTACACCGACGACCCGTTCGAAGCACTGGCGCGCCAGGAAGCGCTGCAGAGCAAGTACACCGGCGGCACGGTGCTGCACCTCTACATGAACGAAGCGATCTCCTCGCCGCAGGCGTGCAAGGAACTCGTGCGCCGCGCACTGGCGAACTTCCGCCTGCCGTACATCACCATCACCCCGACGTTTTCAATCTGCCCGAAGCACGGCTACCTGTCCGGCCATCACGCGTTCTGTCCGAAATGCGATGCAGAACTGCTGGCTCAGCAGCCTAGCGGCAAGTGCGGCTGCACAACGGCGGGCACTCCAGGTTCTTCCACCCACCTCCATCACGAAGGAGCCTCCGTATGAGCACCGTTGCACACACCGCCAACCTCACCGTTGCACTCGACGACAACCAGCGCACGCGCTGCGAAGTCTGGACCCGCGTGATGGGCTATCACCGGCCCGTCAGCTCGTTCAACATCGGCAAGCAAGGGGAATTCTGTGAACGCCGCTTCTTTGTTGAAGACCGCGCCCGCTGAGCCACCGCACTGCCCGCCGCCGGCCATCGGCGGCCTGGCAGCGTTTTCCAGCGTCGACTGGCCCGGGCAGCTTGCGGCAGTGGTGTTCGTGGCCGGCTGCCCGTGGCGCTGTCATTACTGCCACAACCCGCATCTGCAAACGCGTGCGCGCACGCTGGATTGGGATGATGTCTTCGCGTTTCTACAGCGTCGCGCGGGCCTGCTTGATGCGGTTGTCTTCTCCGGCGGTGAACCGCTGAGCGAACCGCATCTGCCGCAACTGATGCGCGACGTGCGCGCGCTCGGCTACAAGATTGGCCTGCACACCGGCGGTATTTATCCGGCGCGCCTTGCCGACGTACTGCCGCTGGTGGACTGGGTCGGGCTCGACATCAAGACGAGCGCACCGCGCTACGACGCGCTCACAGGCCGCCGCGGGAGTGCTGCGCCGGTCGAAGCATGCCTGGATCTTCTGCTGCAGAACGGCAGCGGATTTGAGTGCCGCACCACGTGGCACCCCGATTGGCTGCCAGAACCCGAACTTCTTGCGCTGGCGCAAAACCTCAGCCGGCGCGGCGTGAAACACTACGCACTACAAGCCTACCGAAGTGCCCCCGGAACCCCGGCCATCACGCTGCCCAGCGAGGGCACCCAGCGCGCATTGGCCGCCTGTTTTTCTTCTTTCTGTTGCCGGTGACACCATGCACGACCCCCTCGATGTGGGCGCTCTGCTCAAGCACAGCCCGCTGTTCCTGGATTTTGACGATGATGACATGGCCGTGCTTACGCGTGACAGCCACGCAGTGCGCGTGTCGCGACACGACTTCGCGTTTCACCGTGGCGATCGAGCCGATGGCTTCTACGTCGTGGTGGTCGGTGCGATCAAGCTTGTGTTGCCGGGTGCGCACGGCCAATGCAAGGTCATCGAATTCTTTGGCCCGGGCGCGTGTTTTGGCGAGCCCTTCATGTTCCTGAACCGCCCTTACGCGGCAGATGCGCAAGCCATGGAAGACAGCCTGCTGGTCTGGATCGACAAGCGCGCCATCGACGATGCACTGCACGTGCATCCGCGCCTCGCGCGACAAATGCTGGCAGGGCTGTCCGCGCGACTGCACACGTTGATGTGCGACATCGAAACCGTGAACCTGCAAAGCGCCAATGAACGGTTGATCGGGTATTTGCTCTCGCTGCCGCGCAAGTTTGACCGCACGCGGTTTCCATGCAGCAAGAGCCTGGTCGCGTCCAAGCTGGGGCTGGCGCCGGCCACGCTTTCCCGCACGCTGCGTCAGTTGATTCGCGACGGACTGATCCGCGTGGAAGGCCGCGAGGTTGTCATCCCGAACACCACGGCGTTGCAGCGCCAGCTCATCGCGGGATAAAAGCAGGCAATCGACGCAGATCAATCGCCTGCGGTATCAAGGCGATGCTGGAGCGTGTTGACTGCGTCATCGACCAGCGCAGCGGCGGCACTCAATTCGTCGTCACTGCAATCTGCGTGATAGCGCTTCTTGGCGCCGCACTGGTTGAGCACGAGGTGAATATCCGGCGCCACGCCCGCCGTCGCCAGGCAGGCCTTGACGCACGCCAGTGCGCAACCGTCGAGCGCGAGAATGGGCCGCCCGCTGCGTGCTGTCTTGACGAGCGCGCGCACCCCGCCGCCGACACCGCTGATGCAGGACATCTCTGCCCTGCCTGCACGGTCCAGATCGACGGCCAAACGATTTGCCGCCTGCGCCACGCTTGAACAACCAGAGCATGCATAGACGAGCGGCAATGCACGTGATGACATGGCGCCCCTCGCTATCGCGATTGCCAGCGTGCAAGCCACGCCGGGCGTGCAGCCGCATCGAGCCAGTTCTTGACGATCAGCCCAAGCTCCGTGTCGCCTGCGATCTTGAGGCGGCGCTGGAAAAACAGCGTATCTGCGTCGGCAGTGCCCCGAATGAGCGCAACGAAATCACCCACACCGGCACGCAACTCCAGCTCCGGTTCGGGGCTTGAAGCGGAAAGCGTGTGGAACGCTCCAGCGCGGCAGCAAAAGCAGGCGCGCAGGCCGAGGTCCTCCACGGTGATGGCAAAGCGCCGCCCTTCCAGTTCCGGGGGCGGCGTGAGCCACGACAGGCGCCGGGCCAGATCGAGCCCCATCACAAAGGGGAACGACGTGAGCGGCACCGGCAGGCTGCGCGCCATGCGGACGAACATTTCGGGAGGGCGTAAGCGTGTCATTGCGGCGACTCCAACCATTCAATGCCGGACTGCCCGTGCCAATAACCATTGCAGCGCCCAATGCCCTCCGGAGGCTGCACTTCCCGCGCAGGCAGACCAAGGCGCAGGGCATCCAGTGCCGCCAGGGCGTCCAGCGTGCCTTGCGATTGTGGGCTGACACGCAGCACCTTCACGCCCAGTGCAGACAGCGCGGGCGCCTGATCGAGAATGTCGAGGCATTGCCCCGATTGCGTCTGGATACCGTTGATGGCGAGAAACTCCTGCCCTTCGCGCGTGCGCACCGCCAGGCCATCGGGATGCTCGATGCAGCGGAAGCCGCAGTCGTCCTTGTTGAGGCGAAAGTGCCGCGCCGTAAAGCAGCGTGCAGAAAACGCCAATGGCAAGCGTCCCCACACCATCGCTTCGATCGCCAACTCGGCAGGCTTCTCGCGCATCAGCTCGGCCAGTGTGGCCTGGCTCATCTCCAGCGGCATGACCGCACGCACCGCGCCCAGCCCCGCCAGCCACGCCAGCGTCGCGCCGTGATATGCGTTGCAATGCGGCCCGGCAACGAATGGCCGACCGTTCAGCAACCGCACAGCGCCAAGCTCGCCGGCTTCGACCATCCAGTCGTCCTGCTGACATTGCTTGCGCAACGCCTGCGCCTCGGCACTGGTTTCGATGAGCGTGCGCGTCGACAGCACCACCGATTTGCCGGCCTCGCGCAGCATGGCCGCGATATCGAGCCAGTCGTCCGCCCGCAATTCGTGGCGACGGCTGCAGACCGTCTCGCCCACGTAGACGATGTCGACAGGGCTGGCGGCGACCTCCGTGTAAAAGTCGAATGTCTGTAGCCGCGGCCAGTAATACAGCAGCGGACCAAGCGAAATTTCGTAAGACATGATGTGCCTTCTATTTCCAGGGCCGATCAAACGCGCCCTGCGTGACATGCGCGCCTTCTGCGTGGCGCACGAGTGCCGCCTGCCAGTCGGGCTTGACGGAGAAGCGCGCCGGGTCTGCCTGTGCCGCATCCAATGCGGCGCGCAATGTGGCCACCACCTGCGCAACGTACGCCGGACTGCGCTGGCGCCCCTCGATCTTGATTGCCGACACGCCCATGGCGATCAACCGGGGCAACAGGCTGAGCGCATTGAGGCTCGTGGGCTCTTCCAGCACGTGGTCGACTTCGCCGTCGACAAGAAAGCGCCCCTTGCACAGCGTCGGGTACCCCGCCGGTTCGCCCGGTGCGTATTGGTCGATCATGATGTTGTTCAGGCGTGCATCCAGGCTGCCGTCGCGCTCCACCCAGCGCACAGCATGCGCAGGCGAACACACGCCCTTGTTGTTGGGCGAATCGCCCGTGGCATACGACGACAACAGGCAGCGCCCTTCGGCCATCACGCACAGGCTGCCAAAGCCGAACACCTCGATCTGCACCGACGTCTGCTGGATCACGCGTTCGACTTCGGTCAAGGTCAGCACACGCGGCAACACAGCGCGGTGGATGCCGAACTGCTCGCGCATCAGCTCGATGGCACCGGCATGCGTGGCCGAACCCTGCACCGACAGATGCAGCCGAAGGTTTGGATAGCGGTCGCGCGCATAGGCCATCAACCCGGGGTCGGCCAGGATGACGGCATCGGCGCCCAGCATGTAGGCGGCATCGACGGCCATGCGCCACTCGAGGGCACGGCCAGGCTGCGGAAACGTGTTGATGGCAAACAGCACCTGGCGCCCTTTCCGATGCGCAAATTCGACGCCGGCACGGATGTCGTTCTCGGTAAAGTTCAGGCCGGCGAAGTTGCGCGCGTTGGTCGCGTTCTTCAAGCCGAGGTAGACGGTATCGGCCCCGGCCTCCACCGCCGCCTTGAGTGCGGCCAGGCTGCCTGCGGGCGCCACCAGTTCAATGGGGGAAGCGTTCTGTGTCATGGCGGCCAGTCTGCGACTTGTCCGCCATTGTGGTTTTGCGTTCCGTCAACCGGGCGCAAACGCTCGCGAGACACGGCGAAACGTCAGCAGCGCCCGGCACAGCATCGCACCCAGCCACGCGTGCGACAGCGCGAACAGCACGCCGGCAATCACCGCCATCCGCTCAGGCTGCAACGGCACCAGCAATAACGCCAGCAATACGAGCAGCAGCAAGCGCGCGTGCCAATGCTGCTGCCGCTCGCCGATCAACGTTTGCATGGCCGGCAGCCGCACATGCCGCGGCACGCGTCTGCGCAAGTGCATCCAGATCATGAACGGGATGATCTTGCCGAGCATCGCGTTGACAGGCAGCACGCCCCCGCCCACCAACGCCAACACGCCCATCTCCCACGCGATGGGCCAGTCTGCCGGCAACCACGATGCGGTCAGACCCAACAAGGCAACCACCAGCCAAGCAACGGCAGCCGCCAGCCACAGCCGCCAGCCCGGATCGTGCCGACGACGCGCGCTGCACACGGCGCGCACGCCCGCCATCGCCAGCGCTGCCACCGCGAGCCATCCCCATGTCTGCCAAAACACCGCACCGCCCGCCCCGCCGGACAGACTCCCAATGATCAGCGGCGCCCACAGCCACCACGGCATCAGCCGATGCCAAGACGCTGGTAGACGCGGTGTCTGCCAGAACATCGGCAGCACGGTCGAGGCCACACCCGCGACCAACGTTGCCAGCCAGCCCCCGAGACCCCACCCGACATGCAAAGCCAGCAGCCCGGATGATGGCGCGAACCATCCGCCGGCCAATGCCGTGGCGAGCGTTGCACCGCTCGCCAGCGTTGCCAGCAAGGCCCAGCCGATGCGGCGCAGTGTTCGCACCGTCGCGTGCGTGGCGCGCGTCTGCACCACGCGCATCCCCGCGAGGACGATCAACGCAGCGGGCACAGCCAGCAGCGGCGCTCCCAACCATGCAGCCAGCACGAACGCGCGATGGCCTGCGCCCAGGAAACCCGTTGCCAGCGCCGATGCCGTTGCCACGCACCACAAGGCCACCCAAGGTGACACCCATCTCGCGCCACGGACTGGCACGCCGGCCACCACGGGCAACAATTGAAATAGCGCACCTAGCATCGCCGGCAAGAGCATGCCCACGGCCAAGGCGTGCACCAGCGCGAGCGACAGCGGAGCAAACCGGTCAGGCAAACCCGCAGATGGCCCCAGCGCCAGCAGAAGACCTGCCGCTGAGCCCATCCACGGCACCGGCAGCAGGCAGCCGAACACCACGCCGGCGGGCGGCATGCGTTCGTAGAACAGCGTGGGGGCGGTCGGCATCTGTCAGTCGGACATCTATCCAGCCGACCACGTTAGCGCAGACGCGCCTACCTGCGCTTGATGTGCGTTAAGCGTCAGCGCGGTGTAAATCCGATGGAGCGCCGCTCACGCAGTTCCGGCTTGATGGAATGCTCCTGCCGCAGTTGCGCAAGGAAGGCTTCCGGGTCAAGCGTCTCGCCCAGCAGCACAGATTGCTGCTTGACCACCGCAAAGTCGCCCGGCGTAAGCATGTCGAGCGACGCCAGCATCTCACGCCACACCGGTTTGAGCGCCTCGGCCTTGCCTCCCAGCGCCTCGGCAATGAACATCTGCTCACGCTGGGCACGCATCAGCGGCTTGAAGCGGATCTTGAACGCAAACCGCCGCAGCGCCGCCTCGTCAATCCGATCAAACAAGTTGGTCGTGCAGACGAAGATGCCGTCAAAGCGCTCCATGCCCTGCAGCATCTCGTTGACTTCCGACACTTCGTAATTGCGCACTGCACCCTGGCGGCTCTGCATGAAGCTGTCCGCCTCGTCGAGCAGAAGCAATGCGCGCTCTTCTTCTGCTCGCGAGAACATCGCAGCAATCTGCTGCTCGGTTTCGCCAACGTACTTGCTCATCAAGTCCGACGCGCGGCGAATCATCAACGGCATGTCGAGCTGCGCCGCGATGTGCTCGGCCAGCACCGTTTTGCCCGTGCCCGGCGGCCCGTAGAAGCACAGCGTCCCGCGTCGCCGCGCGCGCAGCGCTTCGATGATGCGCTCGACGGAAAACCGTGTCTCGAGGTTCAAATAGTCCAGCTTGTATTCGGTCACGACGCGGTGCGCCTGCACGTCCGGGCGCAAACCCATCGCCTGATCTGCGTGGTCCAGCTGACGCTCGATCAGCGATTCGGCAGGCTCCTCCATTGCCGGCTGCGTCAGGCGCGCAAAGCGTGCGGCAGAATCGATCTGCGCAGGCGTGAGCGTCTTGCGCGCCGCCAGCTTGGCCATGAACGCGTCCGACACCTCCAGCCCTTCCAGATGCTTGCGGATGATGCTTTCGCGCACCGTCGGCGGCGGCACCTTCAGCTCAAGGTGGAACTGGAAGCGGCGAAGATATGCCGGATCGATCTGGCGGATCGAATTCGACACCCAGATCACCGGCACAGGGTTCTGCTCCAGCGTCTGGTTCACCCACGCCTTGCCGTTGACCGAGCCACGCGGCTCCTCGTGGCCGAAGAGGCTCATCAACTCGCGCGTCGGGCCGGGGAACACGTCTTCCACTTCGTCGAACAGCAGTACCGCGCCGGGTCGCCCGCGCAGGAACGCCTGCGACACCTGCAGCGAGCGATAGCGGTCTTTGCCCGTGAGGCTGTTGCCGTCCTTGTCGAGACAATCCACCTCGTACAGTTCGCAACCAGCGTCACGTGCCAGTACGCGGGCCAGTTCCGTCTTGCCGGTGCCAGGCGCGCCGTACAGCAGGATATTGACCCCCGAGGCACGCTGCTGCGACGCGTTCTCCAACAGCGCGGTCAGGTAGCGCGCATCGGTTTCCACGTGCGGGTAATCGGACTGCGACAGCGTGGTCGACGGGGCAGGCCGCGTGAAGACGGCCATCATGTCCGCCTCGCTGGCGTAGTCGCCCAGCAGCACATGCAGCAGGCGGTCGGAGATGCGCATCAGATCGCCCAGGTCGGTGACGCTGTTCTCCGGCAGAGGCGGCTCGATGAGACCCAGCGTCTCCAGTCGGGAACCGGGCCGCAATGACGCGGCAACTTCGGACGTGCTCGCCCCCGCCAGACTGGCGAGCAGTTGGAACGCTTCCTGGCTGTGCGCAACCTTGCAATCGACCATCACTGCGCGCAGGTCGCGCTTGTACTTCACCAGGGAGGCAAACAGCAGCAGCGCGCGTTCGTGCAGCGGCAGGCCGAGCACGCGGGCCAGCATGTCGATGTTGCCGACGAGCAGGACACGTTCACCGGACAATCGCTCGCCCAGCGCATCGCACGACGCGCCAAACACGGTGAACATGTCCTTGGCGTGATGCTTGACGTACTCGTCGAGGTAATAGAACAGCGAGCCTTCATCGAAGGCGCTGCTCCACTGGCCGTGGCGCTCCATGAAGGTGGGCAAGTCGAGCTTGCCGACCGCACGCCAGCCAGGCATGTCGGCGCAGCGCGCAGACAGAAAACGCTGCAGCCGCTGGATAACCGTGACGGGCCAGATCAGCTCCGGCGCGCAAACGGTGAGAATGTCATTGATATTGGTGCGCAGGTTGAAGCGCAGGCCCATCGCACAGACCGTGCGCAGCGCAAACTGTGC encodes:
- a CDS encoding ribonucleoside triphosphate reductase, which gives rise to MTGTQVTRQVTKRDGSLAPFDAQKIRQAIAAAGQATGEFDTVEAQRLTTGVLEHLASLPSPGIEIIQNCVEEVLVDAGYWRTARAYIVYREQHARLRSLKHTLVDVESTMDEYLEQRDWRVNANANQGYSLGGLILNVAGKVTANYWLSHVYSPEAGAAHREGDLHIHDLDMLSGYCAGWSLRQLLTEGFNGVPGKVEATPPRHMSAAIGQIVNFLGTLQNEWAGAQAFSSFDTYMAPFIRRDAMSYAAVKQSMQELIYNLNVPSRWGTQTPFTNLTFDWTCPADLREQVPYIGGEEMPFTYGDLQPEMDMINRAYIEVMMAGDAKDRAFTFPIPTYNITPDFDWEHPNTTLLFEMTARYGLPYFQNFLNSDLEPHMVRSMCCRLQLDLRELLKRGNGLFGSAEQTGSIGVVTVNCARLGHLYAGDEAALLARLDTLLALGRDVLEVKRKFVQRLIDQGLYPYTRRYLGTLRNHFSTLGVNGINEMVRNFTHDADDITTPFGHAMAVRLLDHVRQRMTEFQEATGHLYNLEATPAEGTTYRFAREDRKRWPNILQAGTTAQPYYTNSSQLPVGYTDDPFEALARQEALQSKYTGGTVLHLYMNEAISSPQACKELVRRALANFRLPYITITPTFSICPKHGYLSGHHAFCPKCDAELLAQQPSGKCGCTTAGTPGSSTHLHHEGASV
- the nrdD gene encoding anaerobic ribonucleoside-triphosphate reductase, which encodes MSTVAHTANLTVALDDNQRTRCEVWTRVMGYHRPVSSFNIGKQGEFCERRFFVEDRAR
- a CDS encoding anaerobic ribonucleoside-triphosphate reductase activating protein; this encodes MNAASLLKTAPAEPPHCPPPAIGGLAAFSSVDWPGQLAAVVFVAGCPWRCHYCHNPHLQTRARTLDWDDVFAFLQRRAGLLDAVVFSGGEPLSEPHLPQLMRDVRALGYKIGLHTGGIYPARLADVLPLVDWVGLDIKTSAPRYDALTGRRGSAAPVEACLDLLLQNGSGFECRTTWHPDWLPEPELLALAQNLSRRGVKHYALQAYRSAPGTPAITLPSEGTQRALAACFSSFCCR
- a CDS encoding Crp/Fnr family transcriptional regulator, producing MHDPLDVGALLKHSPLFLDFDDDDMAVLTRDSHAVRVSRHDFAFHRGDRADGFYVVVVGAIKLVLPGAHGQCKVIEFFGPGACFGEPFMFLNRPYAADAQAMEDSLLVWIDKRAIDDALHVHPRLARQMLAGLSARLHTLMCDIETVNLQSANERLIGYLLSLPRKFDRTRFPCSKSLVASKLGLAPATLSRTLRQLIRDGLIRVEGREVVIPNTTALQRQLIAG
- a CDS encoding putative zinc-binding protein, which codes for MSSRALPLVYACSGCSSVAQAANRLAVDLDRAGRAEMSCISGVGGGVRALVKTARSGRPILALDGCALACVKACLATAGVAPDIHLVLNQCGAKKRYHADCSDDELSAAAALVDDAVNTLQHRLDTAGD
- the ubiT gene encoding ubiquinone anaerobic biosynthesis accessory factor UbiT, which translates into the protein MTRLRPPEMFVRMARSLPVPLTSFPFVMGLDLARRLSWLTPPPELEGRRFAITVEDLGLRACFCCRAGAFHTLSASSPEPELELRAGVGDFVALIRGTADADTLFFQRRLKIAGDTELGLIVKNWLDAAARPAWLARWQSR
- a CDS encoding U32 family peptidase yields the protein MSYEISLGPLLYYWPRLQTFDFYTEVAASPVDIVYVGETVCSRRHELRADDWLDIAAMLREAGKSVVLSTRTLIETSAEAQALRKQCQQDDWMVEAGELGAVRLLNGRPFVAGPHCNAYHGATLAWLAGLGAVRAVMPLEMSQATLAELMREKPAELAIEAMVWGRLPLAFSARCFTARHFRLNKDDCGFRCIEHPDGLAVRTREGQEFLAINGIQTQSGQCLDILDQAPALSALGVKVLRVSPQSQGTLDALAALDALRLGLPAREVQPPEGIGRCNGYWHGQSGIEWLESPQ
- the ubiU gene encoding ubiquinone anaerobic biosynthesis protein UbiU, which gives rise to MTQNASPIELVAPAGSLAALKAAVEAGADTVYLGLKNATNARNFAGLNFTENDIRAGVEFAHRKGRQVLFAINTFPQPGRALEWRMAVDAAYMLGADAVILADPGLMAYARDRYPNLRLHLSVQGSATHAGAIELMREQFGIHRAVLPRVLTLTEVERVIQQTSVQIEVFGFGSLCVMAEGRCLLSSYATGDSPNNKGVCSPAHAVRWVERDGSLDARLNNIMIDQYAPGEPAGYPTLCKGRFLVDGEVDHVLEEPTSLNALSLLPRLIAMGVSAIKIEGRQRSPAYVAQVVATLRAALDAAQADPARFSVKPDWQAALVRHAEGAHVTQGAFDRPWK
- a CDS encoding AAA family ATPase, coding for MDEANLNMDDADDDGTFVPTGGRQPQALLLSSLDSMCAQFALRTVCAMGLRFNLRTNINDILTVCAPELIWPVTVIQRLQRFLSARCADMPGWRAVGKLDLPTFMERHGQWSSAFDEGSLFYYLDEYVKHHAKDMFTVFGASCDALGERLSGERVLLVGNIDMLARVLGLPLHERALLLFASLVKYKRDLRAVMVDCKVAHSQEAFQLLASLAGASTSEVAASLRPGSRLETLGLIEPPLPENSVTDLGDLMRISDRLLHVLLGDYASEADMMAVFTRPAPSTTLSQSDYPHVETDARYLTALLENASQQRASGVNILLYGAPGTGKTELARVLARDAGCELYEVDCLDKDGNSLTGKDRYRSLQVSQAFLRGRPGAVLLFDEVEDVFPGPTRELMSLFGHEEPRGSVNGKAWVNQTLEQNPVPVIWVSNSIRQIDPAYLRRFQFHLELKVPPPTVRESIIRKHLEGLEVSDAFMAKLAARKTLTPAQIDSAARFARLTQPAMEEPAESLIERQLDHADQAMGLRPDVQAHRVVTEYKLDYLNLETRFSVERIIEALRARRRGTLCFYGPPGTGKTVLAEHIAAQLDMPLMIRRASDLMSKYVGETEQQIAAMFSRAEEERALLLLDEADSFMQSRQGAVRNYEVSEVNEMLQGMERFDGIFVCTTNLFDRIDEAALRRFAFKIRFKPLMRAQREQMFIAEALGGKAEALKPVWREMLASLDMLTPGDFAVVKQQSVLLGETLDPEAFLAQLRQEHSIKPELRERRSIGFTPR